Proteins encoded together in one Microcebus murinus isolate Inina chromosome 18, M.murinus_Inina_mat1.0, whole genome shotgun sequence window:
- the ZNHIT3 gene encoding zinc finger HIT domain-containing protein 3 yields the protein MASLNCSTVVCVICLEKPKYRCPACRVPYCSVTCFRKHKEQCNPETRPVERRIRSAVPAKTVKPVENKDDDSSVADFLNSDEEEDRVSLQNLKNLEESTALRSLLLNPHLRQLMISLDQGDDKAKLMRAYMQEPLFVEFADCCLGIVEPSQNEDS from the exons ATGGCTTCGCTCAATTGCAGCACGGTGGTTTGCGTAATCTGCTTGGAGAAGCCGAAATACCGCTGCCCGGCCTGCCGCGTGCCCTA CTGCTCAGTGACCTGCTTCCGGAAGCACAAAG AGCAGTGCAACCCTGAAACTCGTCCTGTAGAGAGAAGAATAAGATCAGCTGTTCCTGCAAAAACTGTTAAGCCTGTGGAAAACAAAG ATGATGATTCCTCTGTAGCCGATTTTCTCAATAGTGATGAGGAAGAGGACAGAGTTTCTTTGCAGAATTTAAAGAATTTAG agGAATCTACGGCATTAAGAAGCTTATTGCTCAATCCGCATCTCAGACAATTGATGATCAGCCTTGATCAGGGGGACGACAAAGCCAAGCTTATGAGAGCCTACATGCAAGAGCCCTTGTTTGTGGAGTTTGCAGACTGCTGTTTGGGAATTGTCGAACCATCCCAGAATGAAGATTCTTAA